A region of Paenibacillus sp. JNUCC-31 DNA encodes the following proteins:
- a CDS encoding glycosyltransferase family 2 protein: MTLTSIIIPTYNGLDLLKPCIDAIRTYTDIHTPYEIIVVDNGSVDGTAAYCARERIRFVRLPENRGFPAACNAGLRAACGDELLLLNNDVTVTSRWLENLRAALYSHGSIGITGPVTNYASGIQQVELDFRDMAHFQELAAANNIADSSRWKEVKRIVGLCMLMRRSVMEDIGVLDEVYSPGHYEDDDYCYRACLQGYRLLVCGDVLVHHRGSASFQKTDPVAWKQLLERNRSIFINKWHVDPLNYIETS; encoded by the coding sequence ATGACACTGACGAGTATTATTATTCCGACGTACAATGGGCTTGACCTGCTGAAGCCATGTATCGATGCCATTCGAACGTATACCGATATCCATACCCCATATGAAATTATCGTTGTGGATAATGGTTCGGTTGATGGAACCGCTGCGTACTGTGCCCGTGAACGAATCCGTTTTGTCCGGTTACCGGAAAATCGGGGTTTCCCGGCAGCATGTAATGCCGGACTCCGTGCAGCATGTGGTGATGAGCTCCTGCTGCTGAATAATGATGTTACGGTCACATCCCGCTGGCTGGAAAATTTGCGGGCAGCCCTCTACAGTCATGGAAGCATCGGAATTACAGGTCCGGTGACCAACTATGCCAGCGGTATCCAGCAAGTGGAGCTGGACTTTCGGGATATGGCACATTTTCAGGAGCTGGCTGCTGCCAACAATATAGCCGATTCGTCCAGATGGAAGGAAGTCAAACGGATTGTCGGTTTGTGCATGCTGATGCGGAGAAGTGTGATGGAGGATATTGGTGTGCTTGACGAAGTATATTCGCCAGGACACTATGAAGATGACGATTATTGCTACAGGGCCTGCTTGCAGGGATATCGGTTGCTGGTATGCGGGGATGTTCTGGTACATCATCGCGGCAGTGCAAGTTTTCAGAAGACCGATCCTGTGGCGTGGAAACAGTTGCTTGAGCGCAATCGATCCATTTTTATCAACAAATGGCATGTCGATCCCCTTAATTATATTGAGACATCTTAA
- a CDS encoding WIAG-tail domain has product MSKKGNKKVPTPKLRHVSPKFKELDQNNRRSDTMNSGFTSNREERLNANKRDSQAIQESEEFLFESTELPASTNELEDLEIVSKIIKPEPVESDGEEVVETPGSPEKQIQVSSVAPLVLEEEQDINKQETATQDRLKILNQNQMPGHTGHFIYTDDLSEFAVTESKLAPFSVDASKLKPDAVGSEALQDYAVTSIHIADGAIVSAKLAEASVSEEHLIDGSVSGHKIRNASIAGEKIRDGSITSQKLGNQVIDSAKIADGSISTRHLSRMLVTEELIKNHAVTGDKIAISAVDTRHLTGGAVHTSKLADDAVTTSKIREGAVTGSKIEEQSIESHHIQAGAVKQTHLADGSVGRSQLSIGSIGSDQIEDGSIQTRHLAEGSLSGRHLLDGSIGSSQIRAYAVGKEQIGNGEVGTEHLTDGAVTSSKLADQSVGTAKLLEQSITASKISDQSVISSKIADEAVQGKHLAKGSIRGEHIANRGITPVHVDNSAIHSIHIASGSIEATHLSTGSVSGDAIADGVVSEQHLAESAVGTYELQDAAVTDAKLADGSVTTEKLGTASVSSRALAPGSVVSSHLASGGVTGTHLAPGSVGSEALRPYAVKSEHLTEHAVGVPHLQPGSVETDAIARAAVTTDKLAPGSVTSVQMAGGSIFPPHLTDHAITSPKLSPESVATDKLADFAVTSAKLADGSVTSSKIMAESINAKHIPAGTIRGYHLKQHAVSLEHLSEEVRSPELFADGSITGNKLRRGSVTADHLTADSVSGTELQQEAVGSEHLKPSVVQSAHLAEGSVKSDHLGAHVVNSQHLRAAIIQEEHIAEQVVTSHHLAPGSVETDHLAPLSITAAHLQPGLISGLHLQAESTSAVHLQQGAVHSRHIQDGEILPHHIHERSIGTSHLEEEAVSTIILQDESVTRSKLASGSVDGSKLAAGTVSSVHIADESVQTRHIQEGAILADHIQECSIGSIHLDEESVSTVHLQNGSVTSDKLAEGSINGSKLLEGTVSGIHIASESVQSGHIQEGSIHADHIQERSIGTFHLEEEAVSAVHLQNGSVTSVKLADGSINGSKLLEDAVSGVHIASESVQSRHIQEGAVHADHIQERSIGTLHLEEEAVSAIHLQNGSVTSAKLADGSVNGSKLLEGAVSDIHIADESVQSRHIQEGAIFAEHIQERSIGTVHLEEESVSAIHLQNGSVTSAKLADRSINGSKLLEGTVSGIHIAPESVQSGHIQAGAIHAGHIQERSIGTAQLEEEAVSAVHLQNGSVTSGKLADGSINGSKLLEDAVSGVHIASESVQSRHIQEGAILADHIQEHSIGTSHLEEEAVNAVHLQNGSITTAKLADGSVSSSKLLEDAVMDVHIANGSVQSRHIQERAIHADHIQERSIGISHLKAESVSAIHLHNGSITSAKLADGCVNSSKLLEGAVTAVHMADKSVQSRHIQDGTILADHIQERSIRTTHLEEEAVSGVHLQNGAVTSAKLADGSVNGSKLADGAITSAHLADRAIDGSKLSEQSITSDHLNAGIVGPAHLSEEIWNAIRQFSGETLEQLAAIKRQEALLQTESEAVQPSQQDLVEALPGAGLEETEIHQTSNQELEGQQEQSSQTDPLGESLAAASVTTTEEIVQTQQSPLELTQGIGGTTEFIWSEQSITQEHLCDDAVGSSQLQSGSVQPKHLAFQPVRSVSRQPVVQQFGMEAFVLPEDEACVEVTVAFEESFSSEHYVIVAMCTDRGFQVSLLSQSEDEAVLEVSRATGCTHTYGLLSWIAAGPSIYKIE; this is encoded by the coding sequence ATGAGTAAAAAAGGCAATAAGAAGGTTCCTACGCCGAAACTGCGGCATGTGAGTCCCAAATTTAAGGAACTTGATCAGAATAATCGACGGTCAGACACAATGAACTCAGGTTTCACTTCGAATAGGGAAGAACGCTTGAATGCAAATAAACGGGATTCGCAGGCCATTCAGGAATCAGAAGAATTTCTATTCGAATCAACAGAGCTGCCGGCTTCAACGAACGAGCTGGAAGACCTGGAGATCGTATCCAAAATCATCAAGCCGGAACCCGTAGAGTCTGATGGCGAGGAAGTCGTTGAGACGCCAGGTAGCCCGGAAAAGCAGATTCAGGTCAGCAGCGTGGCTCCGCTAGTTCTGGAAGAAGAGCAGGACATTAACAAGCAGGAAACAGCAACCCAGGATCGGTTGAAGATCCTGAATCAGAATCAGATGCCGGGTCACACCGGGCACTTTATCTACACAGATGACTTAAGTGAATTTGCTGTTACGGAGAGCAAACTGGCCCCTTTCTCTGTGGATGCCTCCAAGCTGAAACCGGATGCGGTCGGCAGTGAAGCGTTGCAGGATTATGCGGTGACCAGCATTCACATTGCAGACGGTGCCATTGTTTCCGCGAAACTTGCGGAAGCTTCTGTATCCGAGGAGCACCTGATTGACGGTTCCGTGTCCGGTCACAAAATACGAAATGCTTCGATTGCCGGTGAAAAAATCAGAGATGGCAGTATTACTTCCCAGAAGCTTGGCAACCAGGTCATCGATTCGGCCAAAATTGCCGACGGTTCCATCAGCACAAGACATCTCAGCCGCATGCTGGTTACGGAAGAATTAATCAAGAATCATGCCGTAACCGGAGACAAGATCGCGATTAGCGCCGTGGATACAAGGCATCTCACCGGAGGAGCTGTGCATACCTCCAAGCTGGCTGACGATGCGGTGACTACATCCAAAATTCGTGAAGGTGCTGTCACAGGCAGCAAAATCGAAGAACAATCCATCGAGTCTCACCATATTCAGGCAGGTGCTGTTAAACAGACACATCTGGCAGATGGGTCTGTCGGTCGTTCACAACTATCTATTGGTAGTATTGGAAGTGACCAGATCGAGGATGGATCCATACAAACAAGACATTTAGCTGAGGGTTCGCTGAGCGGAAGACATCTGCTGGACGGTTCGATCGGTTCAAGCCAGATTCGCGCTTATGCAGTTGGCAAGGAGCAGATTGGCAATGGAGAAGTGGGCACTGAACATTTGACGGACGGTGCCGTAACCAGCAGCAAACTGGCAGATCAGTCGGTTGGAACAGCAAAATTGCTGGAACAGTCGATTACGGCCTCCAAAATTTCTGATCAGAGCGTCATTTCTTCCAAAATTGCGGATGAAGCTGTACAGGGCAAACATCTTGCGAAAGGGTCCATTCGTGGGGAACACATAGCGAATCGGGGAATCACACCGGTACATGTGGACAATTCCGCAATTCATTCCATTCACATTGCAAGTGGAAGCATCGAGGCAACTCATCTGTCTACCGGAAGTGTGTCCGGTGACGCTATCGCAGATGGCGTGGTATCTGAGCAGCATCTGGCAGAGTCAGCTGTAGGTACGTATGAATTGCAGGATGCTGCAGTTACAGACGCCAAGCTAGCGGATGGAAGTGTGACAACAGAAAAACTTGGAACGGCTTCGGTTAGCAGCAGAGCACTTGCCCCGGGAAGTGTCGTATCCTCGCATCTTGCGAGCGGTGGAGTTACAGGTACACATCTGGCTCCAGGCAGCGTGGGTTCCGAGGCCCTAAGACCTTATGCAGTGAAATCGGAGCACCTGACAGAACATGCCGTAGGTGTACCTCATCTTCAGCCGGGCAGTGTTGAAACAGATGCTATTGCACGGGCGGCAGTCACAACAGACAAATTGGCTCCTGGTAGTGTAACTTCAGTCCAGATGGCTGGCGGGTCCATTTTTCCGCCTCATCTGACAGATCATGCGATTACCTCCCCTAAGCTCTCACCAGAGAGTGTTGCCACGGATAAACTGGCGGATTTTGCTGTTACGTCAGCCAAACTGGCAGACGGCAGCGTGACTTCTTCCAAGATTATGGCAGAAAGCATTAACGCCAAACATATTCCAGCAGGAACCATTCGCGGGTATCACCTGAAGCAGCATGCCGTTTCACTGGAACATTTGTCGGAGGAAGTACGTTCACCGGAATTATTTGCTGATGGGAGTATTACGGGCAACAAACTGCGGCGTGGTTCCGTAACTGCGGATCATTTGACAGCAGACTCGGTATCCGGGACAGAGTTACAACAGGAGGCTGTAGGTAGCGAGCACTTGAAGCCATCCGTTGTACAATCTGCCCATCTGGCTGAAGGAAGCGTGAAGTCTGATCATTTGGGAGCTCATGTAGTCAACTCACAGCATCTGAGGGCAGCCATCATTCAGGAGGAGCATATTGCTGAACAGGTGGTTACATCCCATCACTTGGCACCTGGATCTGTCGAAACAGACCACCTGGCACCTTTATCCATTACAGCGGCTCATCTTCAGCCAGGTTTAATCAGTGGTTTGCATCTCCAGGCAGAGTCGACAAGTGCGGTTCACCTGCAGCAAGGAGCTGTACATTCCCGTCATATTCAAGATGGTGAGATTCTTCCTCATCATATCCATGAACGCAGTATCGGAACGTCTCATCTGGAAGAAGAAGCGGTAAGTACGATTATATTACAGGATGAATCTGTAACACGCTCCAAACTTGCGAGTGGTAGTGTGGATGGCAGCAAATTAGCCGCAGGGACAGTATCGTCTGTCCACATTGCAGACGAAAGTGTGCAAACCCGCCATATCCAAGAAGGAGCAATCCTTGCTGATCATATTCAAGAGTGCAGCATTGGCTCAATTCATCTGGATGAGGAGTCAGTAAGTACGGTTCATTTGCAAAATGGGTCTGTAACGAGTGACAAACTGGCGGAAGGCAGTATAAACGGCAGCAAACTGCTCGAAGGCACGGTATCGGGGATCCATATCGCATCCGAAAGCGTGCAATCCGGTCATATTCAGGAAGGGTCCATCCATGCTGACCATATTCAGGAGCGAAGCATTGGCACATTCCATTTGGAAGAGGAAGCCGTAAGTGCCGTTCATCTGCAGAATGGGTCTGTAACGAGTGTCAAACTGGCCGACGGCAGCATAAACGGCAGCAAATTGCTTGAAGATGCGGTATCGGGGGTTCATATCGCATCGGAAAGTGTACAGTCCCGCCATATCCAGGAAGGAGCGGTCCATGCTGACCATATTCAGGAGCGAAGCATTGGCACATTACACCTGGAAGAGGAAGCCGTAAGTGCGATTCATCTGCAAAATGGATCTGTAACAAGTGCCAAGTTGGCTGACGGCAGTGTAAATGGCAGCAAGTTGCTTGAAGGAGCGGTATCGGATATTCACATTGCAGACGAAAGTGTGCAATCTCGTCATATTCAGGAGGGGGCCATCTTTGCTGAGCATATTCAAGAGCGAAGCATTGGCACCGTCCATTTGGAAGAGGAGTCAGTAAGTGCAATCCATCTGCAAAATGGATCGGTTACGAGTGCCAAACTGGCGGACCGCAGTATAAACGGCAGCAAGTTACTAGAAGGTACGGTATCGGGAATTCATATCGCACCCGAAAGTGTGCAATCCGGGCATATTCAGGCAGGTGCCATTCATGCGGGGCATATTCAGGAGCGAAGCATAGGCACAGCCCAGCTGGAAGAGGAAGCCGTAAGTGCGGTTCATCTGCAAAATGGGTCCGTAACGAGTGGCAAACTGGCCGACGGCAGCATAAACGGCAGCAAATTGCTTGAAGATGCGGTATCGGGGGTTCATATCGCATCGGAAAGTGTGCAGTCCCGTCATATTCAGGAGGGAGCGATCCTTGCTGACCATATTCAGGAGCACAGCATTGGCACGTCCCACCTGGAAGAGGAAGCCGTAAATGCGGTTCATCTGCAAAATGGGTCTATAACGACTGCCAAACTGGCCGATGGCAGTGTGAGCAGCAGCAAACTGCTTGAAGATGCGGTGATGGATGTCCATATTGCAAATGGAAGTGTGCAATCCCGTCATATCCAGGAGAGAGCGATTCATGCCGACCATATTCAAGAACGCAGTATTGGGATCTCCCACCTCAAAGCGGAATCGGTAAGTGCGATTCACCTGCACAATGGTTCCATAACAAGTGCCAAACTGGCCGACGGCTGTGTAAACAGCAGCAAGTTGCTTGAAGGAGCGGTAACGGCTGTCCACATGGCAGACAAAAGTGTGCAATCCCGGCATATTCAGGATGGAACGATCCTTGCGGATCATATTCAAGAACGCAGTATCCGCACAACCCATCTGGAAGAAGAAGCAGTAAGCGGGGTCCATCTGCAAAATGGGGCAGTCACGAGTGCTAAATTGGCCGACGGCAGTGTAAACGGTAGCAAATTGGCCGACGGCGCGATAACATCCGCGCATCTTGCTGACCGCGCCATCGATGGCAGCAAACTGAGTGAACAAAGTATTACATCCGATCACTTGAATGCGGGGATTGTAGGTCCGGCGCATTTGAGCGAAGAGATATGGAATGCGATTCGCCAGTTCAGTGGAGAAACGCTGGAGCAGCTGGCAGCGATCAAAAGACAAGAAGCATTGCTTCAGACAGAGAGCGAAGCAGTACAGCCTTCACAGCAGGACCTGGTCGAGGCATTGCCCGGTGCTGGTCTGGAGGAAACAGAAATTCACCAGACATCGAATCAGGAGCTGGAGGGACAACAAGAGCAGTCATCCCAAACGGACCCACTTGGAGAATCATTGGCAGCTGCTTCAGTGACGACGACAGAGGAGATAGTTCAGACACAGCAATCACCGCTTGAATTGACACAGGGGATCGGTGGAACTACGGAGTTTATATGGAGTGAACAATCGATTACACAGGAACATCTGTGTGATGATGCAGTGGGCAGCAGTCAACTGCAATCCGGGTCGGTTCAGCCCAAACATCTGGCATTCCAGCCTGTGCGCAGTGTGAGTCGTCAGCCTGTTGTACAGCAGTTCGGCATGGAGGCATTTGTACTGCCAGAGGATGAAGCATGCGTGGAAGTGACAGTAGCCTTTGAGGAGTCATTTAGTTCGGAGCATTATGTGATTGTCGCCATGTGTACTGATCGGGGATTTCAGGTGTCTCTTCTCTCCCAGAGTGAAGACGAAGCGGTACTGGAAGTGTCTCGCGCGACAGGATGCACACACACGTACGGATTATTGTCATGGATTGCCGCCGGACCTTCCATATATAAAATCGAATGA
- a CDS encoding glycosyltransferase family A protein, giving the protein MKGRSGGVRRQRTVNRRTTRNRTKGRRVLTKSPIKSAATSKPAARSFVLHEIWKAGLAAGHKTLENNESIEQHARWAWQEHEAKISAELRSYSAAMQAGKAFMQGYAHASGRSLNIVPLALHQSAAAVVCACNEELTLGQVLAQLKRLPLKDIIVVLNGTTDNSLTQVLEQPGVTLVYEPDRAGHDVGRALGAKMTEADILLFVDGDMVVPAEQLAPFLYAVDRGDDVALNNLTSLLPPFARQDEVSRIKAYLNRVLNRSDLGSNSLTAVPHALSRNMIQIVKPEALAVPPKAQSLAIQHGLKVTAPSQVDVIRSNRLRSTNMGSGNEVARLIIGDHLEALATWLEMGGNHSQARLLSRVEVAYRRNAR; this is encoded by the coding sequence ATGAAGGGGCGTTCAGGGGGTGTCCGTCGTCAACGGACAGTAAACAGACGAACAACCCGGAACAGAACCAAGGGCAGGAGGGTTCTGACCAAATCCCCGATAAAGAGTGCAGCAACGAGCAAGCCCGCAGCGAGAAGCTTCGTACTGCATGAAATATGGAAAGCAGGTCTAGCAGCGGGACACAAGACACTGGAAAATAATGAATCCATTGAACAACATGCGCGTTGGGCTTGGCAGGAGCATGAAGCAAAGATCTCGGCGGAGCTAAGAAGCTATAGCGCAGCCATGCAGGCGGGGAAAGCCTTTATGCAGGGTTATGCTCATGCTTCAGGGCGTTCATTGAATATCGTTCCCCTTGCCCTTCATCAATCTGCTGCTGCGGTAGTCTGTGCCTGTAATGAGGAACTTACGCTGGGGCAAGTGTTAGCACAACTGAAACGTTTACCTTTGAAGGATATCATTGTGGTATTAAACGGAACAACCGACAATAGTCTAACCCAGGTGTTGGAACAGCCTGGCGTTACACTGGTGTATGAACCAGATCGGGCTGGACATGATGTGGGCCGAGCACTGGGGGCCAAAATGACGGAGGCGGACATCCTTCTCTTTGTGGATGGGGATATGGTCGTCCCGGCGGAGCAACTTGCTCCGTTCTTGTATGCGGTCGACCGGGGAGATGATGTGGCACTGAACAACCTAACCTCCCTTTTGCCTCCCTTTGCCCGCCAGGATGAAGTGAGCCGGATCAAAGCTTATCTTAACCGGGTATTGAACCGATCGGATCTGGGTTCCAACTCGCTGACGGCTGTACCTCATGCCCTCTCGCGTAACATGATCCAGATCGTAAAACCGGAGGCGCTGGCCGTGCCCCCCAAGGCGCAAAGCCTTGCCATCCAGCATGGATTAAAAGTAACTGCACCAAGTCAAGTGGATGTCATTCGTTCCAATCGTCTGCGTTCCACCAATATGGGCAGCGGCAACGAAGTCGCCAGATTGATCATCGGGGACCACCTGGAGGCGCTGGCAACCTGGCTGGAAATGGGCGGAAATCATTCGCAAGCCCGCTTGCTTTCCCGTGTCGAAGTGGCCTATAGGAGGAACGCCAGATGA
- a CDS encoding glycosyltransferase family 2 protein: MQKRRNTAFYASKSNRVQRKAQVKKRRLKSAYKKGTKAYKYVIPPVELADWPELGAEHAMRDTLVQGSANSHQPMLSVVIPAMNEERTIGAVVRQALRICRDSEVLVVVNGSTDGTAAVARRAGAQVLRYTEALGHDGGRRVGAAAARGRVLLFTDADIPISAEHLAPYVRAILDGTDVALNDYDGPVTRIPVHPVVEAKHALNSMLARPDLKGASMTAIPHALSRRALEVIGADTLETPPLAHAMAVTGGLEVRAVHHVPVGKMNPVRVKRRGGPDLLSQVVWNDHLTAIRWITDKLGPRGGHSDLQRVRSLIR; this comes from the coding sequence TTGCAAAAACGCCGTAATACTGCTTTTTATGCATCCAAATCGAATCGGGTACAAAGAAAGGCACAAGTAAAGAAACGTCGTTTGAAATCTGCATACAAAAAGGGTACAAAGGCCTATAAGTACGTGATTCCACCCGTGGAACTTGCAGATTGGCCAGAGCTCGGAGCGGAACATGCCATGAGAGATACACTCGTGCAGGGATCGGCAAACTCGCATCAGCCCATGCTTTCGGTTGTTATACCTGCCATGAATGAAGAACGGACCATTGGTGCGGTCGTTCGTCAGGCGCTGCGTATATGCCGTGATTCGGAAGTGCTTGTTGTTGTTAACGGTTCAACGGACGGGACAGCAGCAGTTGCAAGAAGGGCGGGGGCACAGGTGCTTCGTTATACAGAAGCACTGGGACATGATGGAGGACGGCGGGTCGGTGCAGCGGCGGCTCGGGGCAGGGTGCTGTTGTTTACGGATGCAGACATACCCATTTCGGCAGAACATCTGGCGCCTTATGTAAGGGCAATTCTGGATGGGACGGATGTCGCGCTTAATGATTATGACGGTCCGGTTACGCGTATCCCTGTTCACCCTGTGGTCGAGGCTAAACATGCCCTGAATAGCATGCTTGCGAGACCCGATCTGAAAGGAGCTTCCATGACCGCCATTCCGCATGCATTAAGTCGCAGGGCACTTGAGGTAATCGGTGCGGATACTCTGGAGACGCCACCGCTGGCCCATGCAATGGCTGTGACTGGCGGGTTGGAGGTACGTGCCGTTCATCATGTGCCTGTAGGCAAAATGAATCCGGTGCGAGTCAAGAGACGCGGAGGGCCCGATCTGCTCAGTCAAGTGGTATGGAATGATCATCTGACCGCAATCCGGTGGATTACCGATAAGCTGGGCCCACGCGGAGGACATTCCGATCTGCAGCGTGTTCGCAGCTTGATAAGGTGA
- a CDS encoding M4 family metallopeptidase: MKFAKVMPTILGGALLLASVSSAAAAPLSDQSIPLQAPYASEEGIQLTSGSDETIFNFLGQQEQFLNSDVTSQLKIIKRTTDTSGVRHFRLKQYIKGIPVYGAEQTIHLDKTGQVSSALGDLPPVEEQSIPNDGVAEISAEDAIQIASEEATSRIGELGEPQKTADAELNIYYNEEDGQTYLVYITEVNVLEPAPLRTKYFVNAVDGSIVSQYDLINFATGTGTGVTGDTKTLTTTQSGNTFQLKDTTRGNGIQTFTANNGYSIPGTLLTDSDNVWTDRAGVDAHAHAAATYDFYKSKFNRNGLDGNGLLIKSTVHYGSNYNNAFWNGVQIVFGDGDGTTFRSLSGDLDVVGHELTHGVIEYTANLEYRNEPGALNEAFADIFGNTIQSKNWLLGDDIYTPNIPGDALRSLSNPTLYGQPDKYSDRYTGTSDNGGVHTNSGIINKAYYLAAQGGTHNGVTVTGIGRDKAIKIFYSTLVNYLTPTSKFAAAKTATIQAAKDLYGANSAEVTAITKAYQAVGL; this comes from the coding sequence ATGAAATTTGCTAAAGTTATGCCAACAATTCTTGGAGGAGCTCTTTTGCTCGCTTCCGTATCTTCTGCTGCAGCAGCTCCATTATCTGATCAATCCATTCCATTGCAGGCCCCGTATGCCTCGGAGGAGGGTATCCAGTTGACCAGCGGATCAGATGAAACCATCTTCAATTTCCTCGGACAACAGGAACAGTTCCTGAATTCTGATGTGACATCCCAGCTCAAAATTATTAAAAGAACTACGGATACTTCTGGTGTACGACACTTCCGCCTGAAGCAGTATATTAAGGGGATTCCGGTCTATGGTGCTGAACAAACCATTCATTTGGACAAAACAGGTCAGGTTTCATCCGCGCTTGGTGATCTTCCACCAGTTGAAGAACAGTCCATCCCCAATGACGGCGTAGCTGAAATTAGTGCAGAAGATGCGATCCAGATTGCATCGGAAGAAGCCACTTCCCGCATTGGAGAACTTGGGGAGCCCCAGAAAACAGCTGATGCTGAGTTGAACATTTACTACAATGAAGAGGATGGCCAAACTTACCTCGTGTACATTACGGAAGTCAACGTGCTTGAACCTGCCCCATTGCGTACCAAATATTTCGTGAATGCCGTTGACGGAAGCATCGTATCCCAGTATGACCTCATTAACTTCGCAACAGGAACGGGTACCGGTGTAACTGGTGATACCAAAACCCTTACCACAACTCAATCGGGCAATACCTTCCAACTGAAAGATACCACTCGCGGCAATGGAATTCAGACCTTCACCGCAAACAATGGCTACTCCATTCCAGGCACGCTCCTGACCGATTCCGATAACGTATGGACGGATCGTGCAGGCGTAGATGCTCACGCCCATGCTGCTGCCACGTATGATTTCTACAAAAGCAAATTCAACCGTAACGGTCTGGACGGCAACGGTTTGTTGATCAAATCCACTGTACATTACGGCTCCAACTATAATAATGCCTTCTGGAACGGAGTACAGATTGTCTTTGGTGACGGTGATGGTACGACTTTCCGCTCCCTGTCTGGTGATCTGGATGTGGTCGGCCACGAATTGACTCATGGTGTCATTGAGTACACAGCCAATCTGGAGTATCGCAATGAACCGGGTGCATTGAATGAGGCCTTCGCGGATATCTTCGGTAACACCATCCAAAGCAAAAACTGGCTGCTTGGTGACGATATTTACACACCTAACATTCCAGGCGATGCCTTGCGTTCCCTGTCCAACCCAACATTGTATGGACAACCTGATAAATACAGTGACCGCTACACTGGAACATCCGACAACGGCGGAGTTCATACGAACAGCGGTATTATCAACAAGGCTTACTATCTTGCAGCACAAGGCGGCACACATAATGGTGTGACTGTAACGGGAATCGGGCGCGATAAAGCCATTAAAATTTTCTACAGCACGCTGGTGAACTATTTGACACCAACATCCAAATTTGCTGCGGCAAAAACAGCGACCATCCAAGCAGCTAAAGATCTGTATGGGGCAAATTCCGCTGAAGTTACTGCAATCACCAAAGCTTATCAAGCTGTAGGATTGTAA
- a CDS encoding sugar phosphate nucleotidyltransferase, which produces MKGVILAGGTGTRLYPLTRLINKHLIPVGKHPMIMYGIDRLRQAGIEEILIVINKHSAGLYTEYLGSGADHGVKLTYRIQEKAGGIAEALDLATSFILPGEKFVVLLGDNLFSDDLKPYVDRYMQQPTGTARVLLKEVDDARRYGVPVFDPQHPERISYIEEKPSDPKTSYCVTGIYMYDDHVFDLIQNIAPSARGELEITDVNNHYAAAGGLEYDILQKYWSDAGTFQSLQEAAIHMKGQLP; this is translated from the coding sequence ATGAAAGGTGTAATTCTTGCAGGCGGAACAGGAACGCGGCTGTATCCTCTGACCCGGCTGATTAACAAGCATCTGATTCCAGTCGGCAAGCATCCGATGATTATGTATGGCATCGACAGACTCCGCCAGGCAGGTATTGAAGAAATATTAATTGTCATCAACAAACATTCCGCTGGGTTATATACGGAGTATTTGGGTAGTGGAGCAGATCATGGTGTCAAACTTACGTATCGGATTCAGGAAAAGGCAGGCGGGATTGCTGAAGCATTGGATCTGGCGACGTCTTTTATCCTTCCGGGGGAGAAGTTCGTTGTACTGCTGGGAGACAATTTGTTTAGTGACGATTTGAAGCCTTATGTGGATCGATATATGCAGCAACCAACGGGTACGGCTCGTGTCTTGCTCAAAGAAGTGGATGATGCACGGCGGTATGGGGTACCGGTGTTTGATCCACAGCATCCGGAACGAATCTCATACATTGAGGAAAAACCGAGTGACCCCAAGACCTCTTATTGTGTTACTGGCATATATATGTATGATGACCATGTATTTGATCTCATTCAAAACATTGCACCTTCTGCACGTGGCGAGCTTGAAATTACGGATGTAAACAATCACTATGCAGCTGCTGGAGGATTGGAATACGATATTTTGCAAAAATATTGGAGTGATGCAGGAACATTCCAATCGCTTCAGGAAGCAGCTATCCACATGAAGGGACAACTGCCCTAA